The genomic region ATCGTCCCAGCCCCGTGACAATTGTGAAATCCGGCAGGGCGGACGCGAGCGCGCCGGCGGCACTGGCGAGCGCTCCGACGAGGCTGTAGCGGGCAAACATCCTCGTCCGCTCCGCATCGGTCACTTCGCGTGTGAGCGCCGCGTGCTCCAGCGGCACGAAGACACTCACGCTGCCTGCCGACGGATTGATTGTGCCGGCAAATGCGACCACCAGCAGCAGCAGATAATCGTGCACCAGGGACATGGCGACGCCCGTGGCGGTCATCAGGCTCGCGGCGGCGAGCAGCAACCAGCGAAGATCGTGGCGCGCGCCGAGGAACCCGACGGCAATCGTCAAGAGCGCAGAGCCAAAGAGCGATGCCGTCGCAATGAGGCCGACCTGCAGCGGCGCGAATCCGAGGGCGAGCAGATAGACCGGCAAGAGGATAGCCACGAACCCGTCGCCGAAGTCGCGTAAAGTGCGCGCTCCGAAAAGATATGTTGCCGGATGGGTGCTTTGCACGGATCTCACGGCATCTATCGCCCAGCGGCCTCCTGCGCTCAGCTTTAGCGTTTACGACATCATCAGCGTCCACGTCATACCGGCGACGGCACAGGCCAGCAGCGTCGCAATCACTGATACACGGAACCGGAAGATTGCAATCCCTGCTGCCACGGTCAGCACGAGCGACGGCAGAACGAGCGAGCTCAGCACCGGCACGTCGAGCGAGAACCGGCCGAGGTTCCGGGTGACGACCTCGGAAAACAGCGTGTGCAGGCCGAACCAGACAGCCAGATTGAGGATCACCCCGACGACGGCGGCGGTGATCGCCGACATCGCGCCGGTGAGCGCCACGTTGTTGCGCAGCCGTTCGATGAACGGCGCTCCGAGGAAGATCCAGAGGAAGCAGGGGACGAAGGTCACCCAGGTCGTCAGGATCGCCGCAAGCGTCGCCGCCGTCATCGGGTTCAGCGATCCAGGATCGCGGTAGGCTCCCATGAAGCCGACGAACTGAACCACCATGATCAGCGGGCCAGGCGTCGTCTCGGCCATTCCGAGACCGTCGAGCATCTCACCGGGTTTCAGCCAGCCGTAATGCTGAACCGCCTCCTGGGCGACATAGGCAAGGACCGCGTAGGCTCCGCCGAAGGTAACGACCGCCATCTTGCTGAAGAACACGCCGATCTGGGTGAAGACGTTGTCGACGCCGAGGAAGGCTGTCAGCAGCGCCAACGGCACGAACCAGAGCGCAAAGAACACAGCCGACACCCGCAGCGACCAGGCGAGGTTCGGGCGAGCATGAATCGGCGTTTCTTCGCCAAGAACCGAGTCCTCGTCCTTGAGGATGGGTCCCGTGCCCGCCTTGTGACCGCCGCCGATCTGGAAGAGCGGTGAACCGGACCGGCCGCCGACATAGCCAATGATGCCGGCGGCCAGGATGATCAGCGGAAACGGCACGCGGAAGAAAAAGATGGCGACGAAGGCGGCCGCGGCGATGCCGATCATCAGTCGGTTTTTGAGCGCCCTGCTGCCAATCCGAAAGACGGCATGGACGACGACCGCAAGCACCGCTGCCTTGAGGCCGAAGAACAAGCCCTCGACAACGGTAACGTTGCCGAAGGCGGCATAGATGTAGCTCAGACCCAGAATGGCGAGGAAACCGGGCAGCACGAAGAGCGTACCGGCAACGAGGCCGCCGGCAGTGCGGTGCAAGAGCCAGCCGATATAGACGGCGAGCTGCTGCGCTTCGGGTCCGGGCAGCAGCATGCAGTAGTTCAACGCGTGCAGGAAGCGATGCTCTCCGATCCAGCGCTTCTCGTCGACGAGGATGCGGTGCATCACCGCGATCTGCCCGGCAGGGCCGCCGAAGCTCAACGCCGCCACTCTCAGCCAGACCCAGACGCCTTCGCTGAACGGGATGCCGTGGCTGTACGGCTGCCGCGCCGCATCGGGCGCGGCCTTGTCGGCAAGCTCGGTCATCTCAGGCATCCTTTTTCGGCGACGGCCAGTTATGCGTTTCGTCGGTCGCATCACGGCACCAACGGTAGAAGGCGTCATAGAGCAGCATCCCCGCCTCGAGCTGCTCGAGATCATCGGCGTACATGCGCGACAGGCCGAGCGATGCCGCGAGCAGGCCCGGCGCCTCCGGAGCGAGGTCGAGGCGGGCAGTGTCCGCGCCGCGCACGATGGTCGCGAGCCGCAGCATCGGTTCCGTCGCAAGGCCGAATTCCTCGACCATGACATCGAAGGTGCAAAGCTCGCCCCTATGGCTCCAGCGAACGGGAGAGTCGATGTCGAAGGGGGTTGCAGCAAAACGTTCGCCGACCATTTCGACCTCGGGCGGCGACACGTACAGGAAGACCGCCCGCGGATCGACAAAACGGCGGATCAGCCAAGGGCAGGCGATGCGGTCGATCTTCGGCCGCGCCCGCGTTACCCAGACAGTGCGTCCGCTGGCATCCCGCTCCGGCATCGCGGATATAGGCACGGCCGGATGGCCGCCCTCTGCCCAGGCTTCGAAACCGCCCTCGAGCACCTCGGCGGCAATGCCATAGTTCCGGAGCCAGGCGGC from Sinorhizobium mexicanum harbors:
- the chrA gene encoding chromate efflux transporter, whose product is MPEMTELADKAAPDAARQPYSHGIPFSEGVWVWLRVAALSFGGPAGQIAVMHRILVDEKRWIGEHRFLHALNYCMLLPGPEAQQLAVYIGWLLHRTAGGLVAGTLFVLPGFLAILGLSYIYAAFGNVTVVEGLFFGLKAAVLAVVVHAVFRIGSRALKNRLMIGIAAAAFVAIFFFRVPFPLIILAAGIIGYVGGRSGSPLFQIGGGHKAGTGPILKDEDSVLGEETPIHARPNLAWSLRVSAVFFALWFVPLALLTAFLGVDNVFTQIGVFFSKMAVVTFGGAYAVLAYVAQEAVQHYGWLKPGEMLDGLGMAETTPGPLIMVVQFVGFMGAYRDPGSLNPMTAATLAAILTTWVTFVPCFLWIFLGAPFIERLRNNVALTGAMSAITAAVVGVILNLAVWFGLHTLFSEVVTRNLGRFSLDVPVLSSLVLPSLVLTVAAGIAIFRFRVSVIATLLACAVAGMTWTLMMS
- a CDS encoding chromate resistance protein ChrB domain-containing protein encodes the protein MSSLLEISPDKLARLIGTPKCPALIDVRIDEDFEVDPRLVPGSVRRDYRNVQDWAAEIDSDSAVVVCHRGKKLSAGVAAWLRNYGIAAEVLEGGFEAWAEGGHPAVPISAMPERDASGRTVWVTRARPKIDRIACPWLIRRFVDPRAVFLYVSPPEVEMVGERFAATPFDIDSPVRWSHRGELCTFDVMVEEFGLATEPMLRLATIVRGADTARLDLAPEAPGLLAASLGLSRMYADDLEQLEAGMLLYDAFYRWCRDATDETHNWPSPKKDA